GCCGCTACGGCCGGCTCCGGCGACCCCGAACACGAGCCGTCCCAACGCCGGATGGGCCAAGGCTGGGCGGGCCGACCCTACTCCTCCTCGATCCCGTTTAGGATCCCTGGCCGCTGCGCCCCGGCCTTCTTCGAGACCGTCAGCATCGGCACGGCGATCTCCTTTGGCTCCAGCACCAGCCCGAGTGCTTTCTCGAGCTTGGCCCGCATCAACACCATGTCTTCCGGGTCGCTGGGGTCGAAGGCCGCGTGCACGCCGAAGTCGATGGCGTACCGGGCCTTCATGTCAAGGTCGGTGTCCAGCGGTGCGCCCAGCACGCCCTGCAACCACCAGCCGAAGCTGTGCAGGTCGGCGGCCTGGCCGGTAAACGTAAAGCCCGAGGTGCTGTAGCCGCCCGGCTCGACCGGATCGGCCTGGTTCATCTTCAGCCCTGCGTCGGCGGGGCGGACCTTGAAGCCGCGCACGGGCGTGTCGGTCAGCGTCGCCGTCATGTCCATGCCGTCGAGCACCATGTTCCGGATGAACGCGCGCTGGTCGCCGAAGGTCCGGGCGGGCAGGCGCACGATCAGGTCGTAGTGCTGGGCCTTTTCGTCGTCGTAGCCCTCTGGCATCGTGACCTGCCAGGGCTGGACCTCGAATACGAAGGTGATCAGTTCGAGCGGGCTCGAGTCGATGCTCGTGACGTTGGTCGGATCCCTGGCTGCGCGGAACATGCCGGTACCGACGGACTCGCGGAAGATGAGCTGGCCCAGGGGCACGTTGTATTCGCGGTCCAGTGGGTCCACGCCCGAGGTCATCA
This genomic stretch from Phycisphaerales bacterium harbors:
- a CDS encoding redoxin domain-containing protein, with amino-acid sequence MMVSVLALFVSASLVLAQDAEPLKVGDAAPPLSVEAWSQLPDGVDGYSWESLRGTTVVVEFWATWCGPCIAAIGHMNDLAEEFRGEVVFISVTDEPEEKTLALREKRPMKSVLGFDTDKSMHKAYQVRAIPKTIVVDKEGRIASITHPNRLTSEKLREYVGGKHDEAEAHAEPRGAGMMTSGVDPLDREYNVPLGQLIFRESVGTGMFRAARDPTNVTSIDSSPLELITFVFEVQPWQVTMPEGYDDEKAQHYDLIVRLPARTFGDQRAFIRNMVLDGMDMTATLTDTPVRGFKVRPADAGLKMNQADPVEPGGYSTSGFTFTGQAADLHSFGWWLQGVLGAPLDTDLDMKARYAIDFGVHAAFDPSDPEDMVLMRAKLEKALGLVLEPKEIAVPMLTVSKKAGAQRPGILNGIEEE